A single genomic interval of Zingiber officinale cultivar Zhangliang chromosome 4A, Zo_v1.1, whole genome shotgun sequence harbors:
- the LOC121972650 gene encoding receptor kinase-like protein Xa21, which produces MNQNYLRLIAERVFIRRKDQPEAMSLLCALAAFICLLFSSVTAKATISPWPEGDEEALLVFKEKLNDGGGTAMLSWNRSSHFCTWQGVTCGRRHPERVTAINLTAAGLTGQISPSIGNLSFLQSIFLNNNSLHGGIPSSIGRLRRLRFLHLAFNSLGGEIPFELSNCSELTKISLRSNRFVGSVPPWLASLKKLSVLYLANNSFVGVIPTSLANASSLESLALYMNHIEGVIPEGLGRLARLQVLYLSVNNLAGTIPTSLYNLTSLLELTMAENHLSGELPADFGSKLRNLRILLLGINQFSGPFPPSITNCSDLEYFDITANNFNGRLPPNMGRLANLTRFNVAWNHFEAQTANDWNFLASLTNCSKLEYVYLNSNNFSGSLPHLVANLSEKLQDMYVSENFISGSIPPGIGNLAGLQRLVLSDNQFIGDIPEGIGRLRQLHDLELDGNNLSGHIPPSLGNLTLLFYLAASFNALRGTIPATLGRLQHLDVLLLSNNFLDGAIPKEVVDLPFLSHGIDLSSNLLTGPIPLEVGKLENARIFSLSRNRLEGEIPSTIGACEVLEYLTLDDNLLQGTIPSALGHIAGLKTLNLTKNNLSGEIPLTWSSIIGLEQLYISHNDLSGGVPLFFQNLSFLYALDLSFNHLEGPVPTKGVFQSIFNFSIAGNNELCGGIQELHLPACPMQHLERKKSKLIPLLIAGSSLCFVLLLIIIFVLIYRRQSKKLPSTQLSSRLDIQFPMISYAELSRSTAGFDAANLIGRGSYGSVYKATLDHENRTVAVKVFDLQQLGSSQSFSTECEALSRIRHRNLIKIITCCSSIDFNGDDFKALVFEFMPNKSLDRWLHSQLEEDQHQHAINLSLTQRLNIGIDVAEALDYLHNNCKPPVVHCDLKPSNILLDEEMMAHVGDFGLAKLLPEGMSRCLADRSSSLGLRGTIGYVPPGETKLLIIQLLNFT; this is translated from the coding sequence ATGAATCAGAATTATCTCCGTCTAATTGCTGAAAGAGTCTTCATCAGACGAAAAGATCAACCAGAAGCCATGTCTCTGCTGTGCGCACTCGCAGCTTTCATCTGCCTCTTGTTCTCGTCGGTCACGGCAAAGGCAACGATCTCCCCGTGGCCGGAAGGAGATGAGGAGGCGCTACTGGTTTTCAAAGAGAAGCTCAACGATGGCGGAGGCACCGCGATGTTGTCGTGGAACCGAAGCTCCCATTTCTGCACGTGGCAGGGAGTGACATGCGGCCGTAGGCACCCGGAGAGGGTGACGGCCATAAATCTGACCGCCGCCGGCCTCACGGGCCAGATCTCCCCTTCCATCGGCAACCTCTCCTTCCTCCAAAGCATCTTCCTCAACAACAACTCACTACATGGTGGCATCCCTTCCTCCATCGGCCGCCTCCGCCGCTTGCGGTTCCTCCACCTCGCGTTCAACTCCCTCGGCGGTGAGATCCCATTCGAGTTGAGCAATTGCTCGGAGCTGACAAAAATCAGCCTGCGTAGCAATCGATTCGTGGGATCTGTTCCGCCATGGCTCGCCTCCCTCAAGAAGCTTTCTGTTCTTTATCTTGCCAATAATAGCTTCGTAGGAGTGATACCTACATCGCTCGCCAACGCCTCATCCCTCGAGAGCCTGGCGCTCTACATGAACCACATAGAGGGTGTCATCCCGGAAGGCCTCGGCCGACTTGCCCGACTCCAAGTTCTATATCTTTCCGTCAACAACCTCGCAGGTACCATCCCTACTTCGCTCTACAATTTGACCTCTCTGCTGGAGCTCACCATGGCGGAAAACCACTTGTCCGGGGAACTTCCGGCTGACTTCGGAAGCAAGCTCCGCAATCTGCGAATTCTTTTATTGGGCATCAATCAGTTCAGCGGTCCATTTCCACCTTCCATCACCAACTGCTCCGACCTTGAGTATTTTGATATCACAGCGAACAATTTCAACGGGCGCTTGCCCCCGAACATGGGAAGATTAGCAAACCTCACCCGGTTTAACGTTGCTTGGAACCACTTTGAAGCACAAACCGCCAATGACTGGAATTTCTTAGCTTCATTGACCAACTGTTCCAAATTAGAGTATGTCTACCTCAATTCAAACAACTTCAGCGGGTCATTGCCACATCTCGTCGCCAATTTATCCGAGAAACTTCAAGACATGTACGTGTCTGAAAATTTTATCTCAGGGAGCATACCGCCGGGGATCGGGAACTTGGCGGGCTTGCAAAGACTCGTATTGAGCGATAACCAGTTCATCGGCGACATCCCGGAAGGGATTGGCCGTCTCCGACAGTTGCACGACCTGGAGTTGGATGGCAACAACCTCTCCGGGCACATACCACCCTCTCTCGGCAATCTCACACTACTGTTTTATCTCGCTGCGTCCTTCAACGCATTGCGAGGCACAATTCCAGCAACACTTGGACGCCTGCAACACCTGGACGTTTTATTATTGTCCAATAATTTTCTCGATGGTGCCATACCGAAAGAAGTTGTCGACTTGCCGTTTCTGTCACACGGCATTGATTTGAGCTCTAATTTACTCACAGGACCGATTCCTTTGGAGGTTGGAAAGTTAGAGAATGCAAGAATTTTCTCTCTGTCTAGAAATAGATTGGAAGGCGAGATACCAAGCACAATCGGAGCCTGTGAGGTACTGGAGTACTTGACCTTGGACGACAACTTATTACAAGGGACTATACCTTCTGCTCTCGGCCACATAGCCGGACTCAAAACCCTAAATCTAACGAAAAATAACTTGTCAGGCGAGATTCCACTTACATGGAGCTCCATTATAGGGCTGGAACAGTTGTATATTTCACACAATGATTTGTCAGGCGGCGTTCCACTGTTCTTCCAAAACTTGAGCTTTTTATATGCACTTGATCTCTCTTTTAACCACTTGGAGGGTCCAGTTCCGACCAAGGGTGTCTTCCAGAGCATTTTTAACTTTTCCATTGCCGGCAACAATGAACTCTGTGGGGGCATTCAAGAACTCCACTTGCCTGCATGCCCCATGCAGCATCTTGAAAGAAAAAAGTCCAAATTGATTCCGCTGCTGATCGCTGGTTCCAGTCTCTGTTTCGTGTTGCTGTTGATCATCATCTTCGTTCTTATTTACCGGAGGCAGAGCAAAAAACTGCCATCGACACAATTGTCTTCTCGGTTGGATATCCAGTTCCCAATGATCTCGTATGCTGAGTTGTCGAGATCTACAGCAGGATTCGATGCCGCCAATCTAATCGGCAGAGGAAGCTACGGCTCGGTGTACAAAGCGACCCTGGACCATGAAAACAGAACTGTTGCCGTGAAGGTGTTCGACCTCCAACAATTGGGATCCTCCCAGAGTTTTTCAACTGAATGCGAGGCTTTGAGTCGCATCCGCCACCGGAATCTCATCAAGATCATAACTTGCTGCTCGAGCATCGACTTTAACGGCGACGACTTCAAGGCCTTGGTCTTCGAATTCATGCCCAACAAGAGTTTAGACAGGTGGCTGCACTCTCAGCTTGAAGAAGATCAGCATCAACATGCAATAAATCTAAGCCTGACACAGAGGCTTAACATAGGAATCGATGTCGCTGAAGCGTTGGATTATCTTCACAACAATTGCAAACCACCGGTGGTCCACTGCGATCTAAAGCCTAGCAACATTCTCCTGGACGAGGAGATGATGGCTCATGTTGGCGATTTCGGGCTCGCCAAGCTCCTCCCTGAAGGAATGAGCAGGTGCTTGGCTGACAGAAGCAGCTCACTTGGATTGAGAGGCACCATCGGCTACGTCCCTCCAGGTGAAACCAAACTACTAATCATTCAATTGCTAAACTTCACTTGA